In Bombus pyrosoma isolate SC7728 linkage group LG18, ASM1482585v1, whole genome shotgun sequence, a single genomic region encodes these proteins:
- the LOC122577318 gene encoding uncharacterized protein LOC122577318 isoform X1 codes for MDKLTNWTRGINISLSTPIPGQNCVSNLSTPSILDKLLIITPSITSIHQELKWIFLLHTYGFACLFFVLAFYTFLSILHLRSLISSRPFMSTINMFLCILGASRAACLFIDPYNFKNIMPKIIGSIIWDVGFPCVTSAFSLIQLAFLQLTQLKFGPEKIQKESCLSLIITGHFFFVIASDVALTSHNCYIVKYVVQTVFLIWSILLYLTFLHAGYKIIHLLQSVPSSMLMRDNSNTHQKGIMQLAMLAPYNNLASSVATALVPTLLNPKIKDAEIIEPATLTNDLDKNPKGKREMKMYRHRSNIFLNFFYFNIIDQPMKITEKEEQVQKECDKSPGKSMSSQDDKTIPKSTVPEVYVRPPTPTPSATNLPIITVSSPSRRSSVASRRNSDASRSSRRNSECSVRFINEEDGFTSECRRNSDFSPKHSPEIDRRRSPDKMSRRYSENVTPLGNIRDLRRCSDFSHEKNRSSQFAAKLKRNSDFGNRTPRRMLPPTDLHKLPKVVDLSPTGSRRNSDVSGFTSRTEIRRNSDISFRRNSELVQVKPLDLNRRSSDISIRSLSRSPTHGRSIVPEKIEIQEKSESDSDQPDCSEKAALMTEKSKDKDDDGKLRKKNLSWKNEKEKEDVEDITVETNLLPENTKVDGKVGNSDFTLHSILNHIAYVNRTKSDTPLHMLEENTAAVRRSQIRKVLNVTYATAVLGIILCITDVARIFGPYGLLAETTKHGMQLIVTQYPRPWPWFIYQTLCRGLELIMGWAMASITKQPSVSPRHQYLGSYPNYNIHVKRVLQLFNIQIRKSYLFIIL; via the exons ATGGATAAGCTGACTAATTGGACCCGTG gtataaatatatcattatcaACACCAATACCTGGGCAAAATTGTGTCTCAAACTTGTCAACACCTTCAATTTTAGACAAATTACTAATCATTACTCCATCAATCACATCAATACATCAAGAGCTAAaatggatttttcttttacatacatatggTTTTGCCTGCCTCTTCTTTGTACTTgcattttacacatttttatctattctACACTTAAG gTCTCTTATATCAAGCCGGCCTTTTATGTCTACaattaatatgtttttatGTATACTTGGAGCATCAAGAGCAGCATGCCTTTTCATAGAtccatataattttaaaaacattatgCCCAAAATTATTGGTTCCATTATCTGGGATGTTGGATTTCCATGTGTAACATCTGCCTTTAGTCTCATACAACTGGCTTTTCTGCAATTAACTCAG cTTAAATTTGGACCAGAGAAGATTCAAAAAGAATCTTGTCTCAGTTTAATCATAACAGGGcactttttttttgtaattgcTAGTGACGTTGCTCTTACCTCCCAtaattgttatatagtaaAGTATGTGGTCCAAACAGTGTTCCTTATCTGGAGTATTTTATTGTACTTAACATTTCTACATGCAGGATATAagataattcatttattgCAATCTGTGCCAAGTAGTATGTTAATGAGAGATAATTCTAATACACATCAAAAAG GTATTATGCAATTGGCAATGTTAGCTCCTTATAATAACTTGGCATCATCTGTTGCCACTGCCTTAGTACCTACTTTGCTCAATCCCAAAATTAAAGATGCTGAAATAATAGAACCTGCAACCCTTACAAATGATTTGGACAAAAATCCTAAAGGTAAAAGAGAGATGAAAATGTATAGGCATAgaagcaatatatttttaaacttcttttattttaatatcatagaTCAACCtatgaaaataacagaaaaagaGGAACAGGTTCAAAAGGAATGTGACAAATCCCCTGGTAAAAGTATGTCATCCCAAGATGACAAAACAATTCCCAAGTCGACTGTACCAGAAGTATATGTTAGACCCCCGACACCTACGCCATCAGCAACAAATTTACCTATAATAACAGTATCTAGTCCAAGCCGTAGAAGTTCAGTAGCTAGTAGACGAAACAGTGATGCGTCTAGATCCTCTCGTAGAAATTCAGAGTGTAGTGTTAGATTTATAAATGAAGAGGATGGTTTCACATCGGAATGTCGACGCAATTCTGACTTTAGTCCTAAACATTCACCCGAGATTGATAGAAGACGATCTCCGGACAAGATGTCTCGAAGATATTCTGAAAATGTGACACCTTTAGGAAATATTAGAGATTTAAGACGATGTTCTGATTTTTCACATGAAAAGAATAGAAGTTCTCAATTTGctgcaaaattaaaaaggaatagCGATTTTGGGAATAGAACACCTAGGCGAATGTTACCTCCAACCGATCTTCATAAATTGCCAAAAGTCGTGGACCTAAGTCCTACAG gtTCAAGACGTAATTCTGATGTTAGCGGTTTTACTTCCCGAACTGAGATACGTAGAAATTCAGATATTTCCTTTCGACGTAATTCGGAACTTGTTCAAGTCAAGCCACTGGATTTAAATCGTCGAAGTAGTGATATTAGTATTAGAAGCTTGAGTAGAAGTCCAACTCACGGTCGTAGCATAGTTCCTGAAAAAATAGAGATACAAGAAAAATCTGAATCTGATTCGGATCAACCCGATTGTAGTGAAAAAGCAGCTCTAATGAcagaaaaaagtaaagataAAGACGATGAtggaaaattacgaaagaaaaatttatcttggaaaaatgaaaaagagaaagaagatgtTGAAGATATAACGGTCGAAACTAATTTGCTTCCCGAAAATACTAAAGTCGACGGAAAAGTTGgg AATAGCGATTTTACGCTTCATTCAATATTAAATCATATTGCGTATGTCAATAGGACTAAATCCGATACGCCTTTACATATgttggaagaaaatacagcggCAGTTAGGAGATCGCAAATTCGAAAAGTATTAAATGTAACATATGCAACTGCGGTTTTAGGAATCATTTTATGCATTACAGACGTAGCACGTATTTTTGGGCCATACg gTCTCTTAGCTGAGACTACGAAACATGGTATGCAGCTAATCGTCACACAGTATCCCAGACCATGGCCTTGGTTTATATATCAAACTTTGTGCAGAGGTTTAGAACTAATCATGGGTTGGGCAATGGCGAGTATTACAAAACAACCATCAGTAAGCCCACGACATCAATATCTAGGCAGTTATCCTAATTATAACATACATGTGAAAAGAG ttttacaattattcaatattcaaataagGAAATCTTATTtgttcataatattataa
- the LOC122577318 gene encoding uncharacterized protein LOC122577318 isoform X2, which produces MDKLTNWTRGINISLSTPIPGQNCVSNLSTPSILDKLLIITPSITSIHQELKWIFLLHTYGFACLFFVLAFYTFLSILHLRSLISSRPFMSTINMFLCILGASRAACLFIDPYNFKNIMPKIIGSIIWDVGFPCVTSAFSLIQLAFLQLTQLKFGPEKIQKESCLSLIITGHFFFVIASDVALTSHNCYIVKYVVQTVFLIWSILLYLTFLHAGYKIIHLLQSVPSSMLMRDNSNTHQKGIMQLAMLAPYNNLASSVATALVPTLLNPKIKDAEIIEPATLTNDLDKNPKGKREMKMYRHRSNIFLNFFYFNIIDQPMKITEKEEQVQKECDKSPGKSMSSQDDKTIPKSTVPEVYVRPPTPTPSATNLPIITVSSPSRRSSVASRRNSDASRSSRRNSECSVRFINEEDGFTSECRRNSDFSPKHSPEIDRRRSPDKMSRRYSENVTPLGNIRDLRRCSDFSHEKNRSSQFAAKLKRNSDFGNRTPRRMLPPTDLHKLPKVVDLSPTGSRRNSDVSGFTSRTEIRRNSDISFRRNSELVQVKPLDLNRRSSDISIRSLSRSPTHGRSIVPEKIEIQEKSESDSDQPDCSEKAALMTEKSKDKDDDGKLRKKNLSWKNEKEKEDVEDITVETNLLPENTKVDGKVGNSDFTLHSILNHIAYVNRTKSDTPLHMLEENTAAVRRSQIRKVLNVTYATAVLGIILCITDVARIFGPYGLLAETTKHGMQLIVTQYPRPWPWFIYQTLCRGLELIMGWAMASITKQPSVSPRHQYLGSYPNYNIHVKRGNNPYI; this is translated from the exons ATGGATAAGCTGACTAATTGGACCCGTG gtataaatatatcattatcaACACCAATACCTGGGCAAAATTGTGTCTCAAACTTGTCAACACCTTCAATTTTAGACAAATTACTAATCATTACTCCATCAATCACATCAATACATCAAGAGCTAAaatggatttttcttttacatacatatggTTTTGCCTGCCTCTTCTTTGTACTTgcattttacacatttttatctattctACACTTAAG gTCTCTTATATCAAGCCGGCCTTTTATGTCTACaattaatatgtttttatGTATACTTGGAGCATCAAGAGCAGCATGCCTTTTCATAGAtccatataattttaaaaacattatgCCCAAAATTATTGGTTCCATTATCTGGGATGTTGGATTTCCATGTGTAACATCTGCCTTTAGTCTCATACAACTGGCTTTTCTGCAATTAACTCAG cTTAAATTTGGACCAGAGAAGATTCAAAAAGAATCTTGTCTCAGTTTAATCATAACAGGGcactttttttttgtaattgcTAGTGACGTTGCTCTTACCTCCCAtaattgttatatagtaaAGTATGTGGTCCAAACAGTGTTCCTTATCTGGAGTATTTTATTGTACTTAACATTTCTACATGCAGGATATAagataattcatttattgCAATCTGTGCCAAGTAGTATGTTAATGAGAGATAATTCTAATACACATCAAAAAG GTATTATGCAATTGGCAATGTTAGCTCCTTATAATAACTTGGCATCATCTGTTGCCACTGCCTTAGTACCTACTTTGCTCAATCCCAAAATTAAAGATGCTGAAATAATAGAACCTGCAACCCTTACAAATGATTTGGACAAAAATCCTAAAGGTAAAAGAGAGATGAAAATGTATAGGCATAgaagcaatatatttttaaacttcttttattttaatatcatagaTCAACCtatgaaaataacagaaaaagaGGAACAGGTTCAAAAGGAATGTGACAAATCCCCTGGTAAAAGTATGTCATCCCAAGATGACAAAACAATTCCCAAGTCGACTGTACCAGAAGTATATGTTAGACCCCCGACACCTACGCCATCAGCAACAAATTTACCTATAATAACAGTATCTAGTCCAAGCCGTAGAAGTTCAGTAGCTAGTAGACGAAACAGTGATGCGTCTAGATCCTCTCGTAGAAATTCAGAGTGTAGTGTTAGATTTATAAATGAAGAGGATGGTTTCACATCGGAATGTCGACGCAATTCTGACTTTAGTCCTAAACATTCACCCGAGATTGATAGAAGACGATCTCCGGACAAGATGTCTCGAAGATATTCTGAAAATGTGACACCTTTAGGAAATATTAGAGATTTAAGACGATGTTCTGATTTTTCACATGAAAAGAATAGAAGTTCTCAATTTGctgcaaaattaaaaaggaatagCGATTTTGGGAATAGAACACCTAGGCGAATGTTACCTCCAACCGATCTTCATAAATTGCCAAAAGTCGTGGACCTAAGTCCTACAG gtTCAAGACGTAATTCTGATGTTAGCGGTTTTACTTCCCGAACTGAGATACGTAGAAATTCAGATATTTCCTTTCGACGTAATTCGGAACTTGTTCAAGTCAAGCCACTGGATTTAAATCGTCGAAGTAGTGATATTAGTATTAGAAGCTTGAGTAGAAGTCCAACTCACGGTCGTAGCATAGTTCCTGAAAAAATAGAGATACAAGAAAAATCTGAATCTGATTCGGATCAACCCGATTGTAGTGAAAAAGCAGCTCTAATGAcagaaaaaagtaaagataAAGACGATGAtggaaaattacgaaagaaaaatttatcttggaaaaatgaaaaagagaaagaagatgtTGAAGATATAACGGTCGAAACTAATTTGCTTCCCGAAAATACTAAAGTCGACGGAAAAGTTGgg AATAGCGATTTTACGCTTCATTCAATATTAAATCATATTGCGTATGTCAATAGGACTAAATCCGATACGCCTTTACATATgttggaagaaaatacagcggCAGTTAGGAGATCGCAAATTCGAAAAGTATTAAATGTAACATATGCAACTGCGGTTTTAGGAATCATTTTATGCATTACAGACGTAGCACGTATTTTTGGGCCATACg gTCTCTTAGCTGAGACTACGAAACATGGTATGCAGCTAATCGTCACACAGTATCCCAGACCATGGCCTTGGTTTATATATCAAACTTTGTGCAGAGGTTTAGAACTAATCATGGGTTGGGCAATGGCGAGTATTACAAAACAACCATCAGTAAGCCCACGACATCAATATCTAGGCAGTTATCCTAATTATAACATACATGTGAAAAGAGGTAATAATCCTTATATATAA
- the LOC122577318 gene encoding uncharacterized protein LOC122577318 isoform X3 — protein sequence MDKLTNWTRGINISLSTPIPGQNCVSNLSTPSILDKLLIITPSITSIHQELKWIFLLHTYGFACLFFVLAFYTFLSILHLRSLISSRPFMSTINMFLCILGASRAACLFIDPYNFKNIMPKIIGSIIWDVGFPCVTSAFSLIQLAFLQLTQLKFGPEKIQKESCLSLIITGHFFFVIASDVALTSHNCYIVKYVVQTVFLIWSILLYLTFLHAGYKIIHLLQSVPSSMLMRDNSNTHQKGIMQLAMLAPYNNLASSVATALVPTLLNPKIKDAEIIEPATLTNDLDKNPKDQPMKITEKEEQVQKECDKSPGKSMSSQDDKTIPKSTVPEVYVRPPTPTPSATNLPIITVSSPSRRSSVASRRNSDASRSSRRNSECSVRFINEEDGFTSECRRNSDFSPKHSPEIDRRRSPDKMSRRYSENVTPLGNIRDLRRCSDFSHEKNRSSQFAAKLKRNSDFGNRTPRRMLPPTDLHKLPKVVDLSPTGSRRNSDVSGFTSRTEIRRNSDISFRRNSELVQVKPLDLNRRSSDISIRSLSRSPTHGRSIVPEKIEIQEKSESDSDQPDCSEKAALMTEKSKDKDDDGKLRKKNLSWKNEKEKEDVEDITVETNLLPENTKVDGKVGNSDFTLHSILNHIAYVNRTKSDTPLHMLEENTAAVRRSQIRKVLNVTYATAVLGIILCITDVARIFGPYGLLAETTKHGMQLIVTQYPRPWPWFIYQTLCRGLELIMGWAMASITKQPSVSPRHQYLGSYPNYNIHVKRVLQLFNIQIRKSYLFIIL from the exons ATGGATAAGCTGACTAATTGGACCCGTG gtataaatatatcattatcaACACCAATACCTGGGCAAAATTGTGTCTCAAACTTGTCAACACCTTCAATTTTAGACAAATTACTAATCATTACTCCATCAATCACATCAATACATCAAGAGCTAAaatggatttttcttttacatacatatggTTTTGCCTGCCTCTTCTTTGTACTTgcattttacacatttttatctattctACACTTAAG gTCTCTTATATCAAGCCGGCCTTTTATGTCTACaattaatatgtttttatGTATACTTGGAGCATCAAGAGCAGCATGCCTTTTCATAGAtccatataattttaaaaacattatgCCCAAAATTATTGGTTCCATTATCTGGGATGTTGGATTTCCATGTGTAACATCTGCCTTTAGTCTCATACAACTGGCTTTTCTGCAATTAACTCAG cTTAAATTTGGACCAGAGAAGATTCAAAAAGAATCTTGTCTCAGTTTAATCATAACAGGGcactttttttttgtaattgcTAGTGACGTTGCTCTTACCTCCCAtaattgttatatagtaaAGTATGTGGTCCAAACAGTGTTCCTTATCTGGAGTATTTTATTGTACTTAACATTTCTACATGCAGGATATAagataattcatttattgCAATCTGTGCCAAGTAGTATGTTAATGAGAGATAATTCTAATACACATCAAAAAG GTATTATGCAATTGGCAATGTTAGCTCCTTATAATAACTTGGCATCATCTGTTGCCACTGCCTTAGTACCTACTTTGCTCAATCCCAAAATTAAAGATGCTGAAATAATAGAACCTGCAACCCTTACAAATGATTTGGACAAAAATCCTAAAG aTCAACCtatgaaaataacagaaaaagaGGAACAGGTTCAAAAGGAATGTGACAAATCCCCTGGTAAAAGTATGTCATCCCAAGATGACAAAACAATTCCCAAGTCGACTGTACCAGAAGTATATGTTAGACCCCCGACACCTACGCCATCAGCAACAAATTTACCTATAATAACAGTATCTAGTCCAAGCCGTAGAAGTTCAGTAGCTAGTAGACGAAACAGTGATGCGTCTAGATCCTCTCGTAGAAATTCAGAGTGTAGTGTTAGATTTATAAATGAAGAGGATGGTTTCACATCGGAATGTCGACGCAATTCTGACTTTAGTCCTAAACATTCACCCGAGATTGATAGAAGACGATCTCCGGACAAGATGTCTCGAAGATATTCTGAAAATGTGACACCTTTAGGAAATATTAGAGATTTAAGACGATGTTCTGATTTTTCACATGAAAAGAATAGAAGTTCTCAATTTGctgcaaaattaaaaaggaatagCGATTTTGGGAATAGAACACCTAGGCGAATGTTACCTCCAACCGATCTTCATAAATTGCCAAAAGTCGTGGACCTAAGTCCTACAG gtTCAAGACGTAATTCTGATGTTAGCGGTTTTACTTCCCGAACTGAGATACGTAGAAATTCAGATATTTCCTTTCGACGTAATTCGGAACTTGTTCAAGTCAAGCCACTGGATTTAAATCGTCGAAGTAGTGATATTAGTATTAGAAGCTTGAGTAGAAGTCCAACTCACGGTCGTAGCATAGTTCCTGAAAAAATAGAGATACAAGAAAAATCTGAATCTGATTCGGATCAACCCGATTGTAGTGAAAAAGCAGCTCTAATGAcagaaaaaagtaaagataAAGACGATGAtggaaaattacgaaagaaaaatttatcttggaaaaatgaaaaagagaaagaagatgtTGAAGATATAACGGTCGAAACTAATTTGCTTCCCGAAAATACTAAAGTCGACGGAAAAGTTGgg AATAGCGATTTTACGCTTCATTCAATATTAAATCATATTGCGTATGTCAATAGGACTAAATCCGATACGCCTTTACATATgttggaagaaaatacagcggCAGTTAGGAGATCGCAAATTCGAAAAGTATTAAATGTAACATATGCAACTGCGGTTTTAGGAATCATTTTATGCATTACAGACGTAGCACGTATTTTTGGGCCATACg gTCTCTTAGCTGAGACTACGAAACATGGTATGCAGCTAATCGTCACACAGTATCCCAGACCATGGCCTTGGTTTATATATCAAACTTTGTGCAGAGGTTTAGAACTAATCATGGGTTGGGCAATGGCGAGTATTACAAAACAACCATCAGTAAGCCCACGACATCAATATCTAGGCAGTTATCCTAATTATAACATACATGTGAAAAGAG ttttacaattattcaatattcaaataagGAAATCTTATTtgttcataatattataa
- the LOC122577318 gene encoding uncharacterized protein LOC122577318 isoform X4 has product MDKLTNWTRGINISLSTPIPGQNCVSNLSTPSILDKLLIITPSITSIHQELKWIFLLHTYGFACLFFVLAFYTFLSILHLRSLISSRPFMSTINMFLCILGASRAACLFIDPYNFKNIMPKIIGSIIWDVGFPCVTSAFSLIQLAFLQLTQLKFGPEKIQKESCLSLIITGHFFFVIASDVALTSHNCYIVKYVVQTVFLIWSILLYLTFLHAGYKIIHLLQSVPSSMLMRDNSNTHQKGIMQLAMLAPYNNLASSVATALVPTLLNPKIKDAEIIEPATLTNDLDKNPKDQPMKITEKEEQVQKECDKSPGKSMSSQDDKTIPKSTVPEVYVRPPTPTPSATNLPIITVSSPSRRSSVASRRNSDASRSSRRNSECSVRFINEEDGFTSECRRNSDFSPKHSPEIDRRRSPDKMSRRYSENVTPLGNIRDLRRCSDFSHEKNRSSQFAAKLKRNSDFGNRTPRRMLPPTDLHKLPKVVDLSPTGSRRNSDVSGFTSRTEIRRNSDISFRRNSELVQVKPLDLNRRSSDISIRSLSRSPTHGRSIVPEKIEIQEKSESDSDQPDCSEKAALMTEKSKDKDDDGKLRKKNLSWKNEKEKEDVEDITVETNLLPENTKVDGKVGNSDFTLHSILNHIAYVNRTKSDTPLHMLEENTAAVRRSQIRKVLNVTYATAVLGIILCITDVARIFGPYGLLAETTKHGMQLIVTQYPRPWPWFIYQTLCRGLELIMGWAMASITKQPSVSPRHQYLGSYPNYNIHVKRGNNPYI; this is encoded by the exons ATGGATAAGCTGACTAATTGGACCCGTG gtataaatatatcattatcaACACCAATACCTGGGCAAAATTGTGTCTCAAACTTGTCAACACCTTCAATTTTAGACAAATTACTAATCATTACTCCATCAATCACATCAATACATCAAGAGCTAAaatggatttttcttttacatacatatggTTTTGCCTGCCTCTTCTTTGTACTTgcattttacacatttttatctattctACACTTAAG gTCTCTTATATCAAGCCGGCCTTTTATGTCTACaattaatatgtttttatGTATACTTGGAGCATCAAGAGCAGCATGCCTTTTCATAGAtccatataattttaaaaacattatgCCCAAAATTATTGGTTCCATTATCTGGGATGTTGGATTTCCATGTGTAACATCTGCCTTTAGTCTCATACAACTGGCTTTTCTGCAATTAACTCAG cTTAAATTTGGACCAGAGAAGATTCAAAAAGAATCTTGTCTCAGTTTAATCATAACAGGGcactttttttttgtaattgcTAGTGACGTTGCTCTTACCTCCCAtaattgttatatagtaaAGTATGTGGTCCAAACAGTGTTCCTTATCTGGAGTATTTTATTGTACTTAACATTTCTACATGCAGGATATAagataattcatttattgCAATCTGTGCCAAGTAGTATGTTAATGAGAGATAATTCTAATACACATCAAAAAG GTATTATGCAATTGGCAATGTTAGCTCCTTATAATAACTTGGCATCATCTGTTGCCACTGCCTTAGTACCTACTTTGCTCAATCCCAAAATTAAAGATGCTGAAATAATAGAACCTGCAACCCTTACAAATGATTTGGACAAAAATCCTAAAG aTCAACCtatgaaaataacagaaaaagaGGAACAGGTTCAAAAGGAATGTGACAAATCCCCTGGTAAAAGTATGTCATCCCAAGATGACAAAACAATTCCCAAGTCGACTGTACCAGAAGTATATGTTAGACCCCCGACACCTACGCCATCAGCAACAAATTTACCTATAATAACAGTATCTAGTCCAAGCCGTAGAAGTTCAGTAGCTAGTAGACGAAACAGTGATGCGTCTAGATCCTCTCGTAGAAATTCAGAGTGTAGTGTTAGATTTATAAATGAAGAGGATGGTTTCACATCGGAATGTCGACGCAATTCTGACTTTAGTCCTAAACATTCACCCGAGATTGATAGAAGACGATCTCCGGACAAGATGTCTCGAAGATATTCTGAAAATGTGACACCTTTAGGAAATATTAGAGATTTAAGACGATGTTCTGATTTTTCACATGAAAAGAATAGAAGTTCTCAATTTGctgcaaaattaaaaaggaatagCGATTTTGGGAATAGAACACCTAGGCGAATGTTACCTCCAACCGATCTTCATAAATTGCCAAAAGTCGTGGACCTAAGTCCTACAG gtTCAAGACGTAATTCTGATGTTAGCGGTTTTACTTCCCGAACTGAGATACGTAGAAATTCAGATATTTCCTTTCGACGTAATTCGGAACTTGTTCAAGTCAAGCCACTGGATTTAAATCGTCGAAGTAGTGATATTAGTATTAGAAGCTTGAGTAGAAGTCCAACTCACGGTCGTAGCATAGTTCCTGAAAAAATAGAGATACAAGAAAAATCTGAATCTGATTCGGATCAACCCGATTGTAGTGAAAAAGCAGCTCTAATGAcagaaaaaagtaaagataAAGACGATGAtggaaaattacgaaagaaaaatttatcttggaaaaatgaaaaagagaaagaagatgtTGAAGATATAACGGTCGAAACTAATTTGCTTCCCGAAAATACTAAAGTCGACGGAAAAGTTGgg AATAGCGATTTTACGCTTCATTCAATATTAAATCATATTGCGTATGTCAATAGGACTAAATCCGATACGCCTTTACATATgttggaagaaaatacagcggCAGTTAGGAGATCGCAAATTCGAAAAGTATTAAATGTAACATATGCAACTGCGGTTTTAGGAATCATTTTATGCATTACAGACGTAGCACGTATTTTTGGGCCATACg gTCTCTTAGCTGAGACTACGAAACATGGTATGCAGCTAATCGTCACACAGTATCCCAGACCATGGCCTTGGTTTATATATCAAACTTTGTGCAGAGGTTTAGAACTAATCATGGGTTGGGCAATGGCGAGTATTACAAAACAACCATCAGTAAGCCCACGACATCAATATCTAGGCAGTTATCCTAATTATAACATACATGTGAAAAGAGGTAATAATCCTTATATATAA
- the LOC122577326 gene encoding transmembrane protein 203, producing MIFTLNELEHWLGLTIFEMWINLVSLTIFSVLLALRLDENYFLGNTGWWIVFSPLFVADGLNAYFCAIIFIRMHMEGMVKAAVLRGLWSLILLILIFVFKYLLCRKLSGQSPLEYSEVLSPLFILLQLIAVRACQLH from the coding sequence atgatatttacttTAAATGAATTAGAACATTGGTTGGGACTGACCATTTTTGAAATGTGGATAAATTTAGTTTCATTAACAATTTTCTCAGTGTTATTGGCTCTTAGAttggatgaaaattatttcctggGCAATACAGGATGGTGGATAGTATTTTCACCACTTTTTGTTGCTGATGGTCTGAATGCTTATTTTTgtgcaattattttcataagaaTGCATATGGAAGGAATGGTCAAAGCTGCTGTTTTAAGAGGATTATGGAGTCTCATATTGTTGAtcctaatatttgtttttaaatatcttctgTGTAGAAAGCTATCAGGACAGAGTCCTTTAGAATATTCAGAAGTTTTGAGCCCCCTATTTATTCTTTTGCAATTAATTGCAGTTAGAGCATGTCAACTTCATTAA